The window TATTTCAAACCCCCACTTATTCTCCACCTTCCTTCTCCGCCGCGCCCGTCCACGCGCCGCCGCGTATCCAAACCCTCAAAACCCCCTAACCATATCCAACCCTTTAACCCTCAGCATTTCAAATCACCACTTGCTCTCCCGGAGCCTGCACACACACGCCACCGCTCTTCAAAAGCATCCAAGAACTTCCAGCTTGGATTACACTCTAACTTTCGGTGGCATTGCAGCAACAGGAGGGATGATACTCATGTACATATATCTAGAAAAACCAAAAATGTCGGCAACCGTAGATGATAAACTGGAGTTGAGCTTTCACGGCGTAATACCACATATGTACCGTAAGGGACACTGGGTAATCGTTGACGGTCTGGCTCGACCTATCAACGACAACAAAATTAGTAATGCAACTGCTAAAAATGTTGGAGCGAAAGGTCCTTGGGAAGTCTATATCTCAGCTACGGAGGTCTATATCTTAGCTTGGCCTTGGCCTGACCATGTTGTGACCGCCGTTCGAAGGAATAACAACATTCTTGCTGTGCAGCAAACGTCTTCTGAGGACAGCTATATAATTCCTGCAATAACTAATTGGTACTCGCTCTTAAATTTTATCGTATTTTCAGTTAATTAATGTCTTTCTCCGTTTTCTATTGCAAGAAAAGATAGCCATTTGGTTTGTGACTTTGATATGTTTTGATTTAGGCGCACAACTTCTAGCGGCGAAATCTTACCCCCAGATGATTTCTACAAGCCCAGCTTTGTGTTCAACTTAGACTCAAAATATGAATCCGCAATAActcaatttgttttatttacatTCGATAAGTTCCAAGACTTGCCAAAGTTGTTGAGAGAAGGACACTCGGTTTTTGTCAAGGGTTTTATCAACCTACCTTTGAATTCGATTAAGTCTGACGAGATTAACAAAGTTAGGTCTGATGATAATTGGCCTAAAATTGTGACAGGCAGAACTGAAAATATGGAATGTCTATTCTCAGCTGAGGCGATAGCGAAGGACGACATTGAGAGGTATGATATGCCCGGGGAGTTGCGGATGATACTGCAATTTGTGCGGAATACTGCTGAGTAACAGGAATGGGTATCACATACATTGTAGTATTTTTTAAGAAACTTTGGTAATGTTACATGCCTAGAATCTTTGCAGTTATTTTGTGCCTATTCTCTAATATTTTTGCACAAAGACTTccaagcttttttttttttttttttttttttgaaaccaacttCCAAGCTTGATTGTACTTGATAAGATTTTTGAACTCCAGTGTGTAAAAATGTTCTAGTTATAAAGGAGGCATTTCTCAGAATTATTTAATAGGTTGATTTTGTTGCAAATTCCTGTGTGTTCCAAAGGTTGAGGCGTGATTATTAATTAAATCGCCGATTTGACCGATTAATTGCTACAAATTACATTATTGATTCGATTTTTCAATTCgatttttcattatatatttttctaaaagtaatacagtAGTCCTAATATTTTCAATGttataatattgatttaatatatttgattgatgtcttgattaattaatttgattCATTTTTGATTATCCAATTAATTGTTAGACTTCAcagattattattaatttccGTTTTTTCACCGTTGAGCTGCTGCATCATGTCCAAATATTAGTCCTCAAAATTTGGGGCCCTATAATTTTTAAGCCACAACATTTACACATATGTAAATACTTTATATTTTCATTGTATGTTAGATAACAGCTGTCCTAAAATGGCGGCAGGCAAAACTGAAAACATGGAATGTCTCTTCTCACTGCAAGAAAACAGGTTTAACCGACCACCagtatcggtcggttttagccttataaccgaccgattacATTCATAACCGACCAATTCTGTCAgtcggttttgacctgttttcCTGTAGTGTCTTAGCTGAAACGATAGCGAAGGATGATGAGTGGTATAATATGCCCGGGAAGTTGCTGATACTGCAATATGTGCGGAATACTGCTGAGTAACAAGAATGGGGATCACATACATTGTATTTTTTAAGAACTTTGGTAATGTACATGCCCAGAATCTTTGCAGTtattcctgaaaaaaaaaaaaaagaatctttGCAGTTATATTTGGTCTTTGCACAAAGACTTCCAAGCTTGATTGTACTTGGAAAGAATTTTGAACTCCCGTGTAGTAAAAATGTTCTAGGTATATATAAAGAAGGCATTTGTTTACGACCCTAAAATATACTCTACACATGTACATGTAATGGTAATATTTGAacatagttttatttttgacttgaATAACTGGCGGGTAAAGGCTGAATAGGCAACCAGGAACAGAGTTGGTTCTTCGAAAGTAAAAACAGGACTTACCACGAGTAAAGATTGTGACTTGACCtcatctgacatatgatttggGTGATAAATCTTGCAAACAGTGTTTGATATATTGAGGttgaatttaaatttacaaAAGGAAATGAGTATCCATACTTTGAAATATGATACTTTGTGCGTCAAAATTTgtagtaattttcagttttttaactCTGACCCACCACTTCGTTAATAATCAACGTTAAAGTTAAGTATTTGAGGGTTAAtagtgtatattagtttctaatagCTACTTTACCTGCTGTgacctcaaagtttatgtattatattttgaaattatttgttaaCATCGGTAAAAACAGTTGAAATTTCCAACAGCAGCTAGAAAAAGAAGAGAGTTTTTGAGTTCAACTTAAGTCCCTTTTCTTTATAACGTATATCAATCTTCATTCGaactattaattttatgatttctaATTAATACCGTCGACATCAACTTATGAAGTTATGGTTACGATCTAAAAGACATTTACTCcattaaatcacattatattaGGTAAATGCATGAAACAAGAAACATCCAGACTCCAGAGAGTACTTTTTAACTACTAAATTGTGTTGACAGCTCTCTGCCCCGAAACATCGGATTCCTGCAGAGGAAGTAGTTTCATTACCTCAACGTTCTTTTTTGAACACATCTTCCTTCATATTGTTGCAACTCGAAAGTCTTACCGAGTGATAAGCCGTAAGCGGCTAAAATGGTTCGTCAGAAGTTAAACTGTAATAAGACCGCACCTGACTAGCTCAGTAAACCAATGTAGACGTGAATACTTGTTCCTTAATATTGTTGCAGCTTGCAAGTCCTATCGAGGTGATGACTTGGACATGAGCTATATTTGTCATTTGTTGCTTAGCTAGCACCTTGGTTAATTTGCTTAAAAATCAGAATTAGTGGAGTTCGTTTTCATGTAAGCTTATTCTCAACTTTTCTGTGACAATGACTTGGTAAATTTGTAATTTCACCTTGTAAGGCCTAAAAACTGGTCAGGAGCGTTTTTAAAGCGCTCAGCACTTTCAGCAGGTAGAGATTTTGTTTAAATGTGGACAACTTGTTTTGAAACAGATATTTTCAATGCTCACGGTTAGGCTGCAATGTGTTAGAGCAAGTTCAATGGTGGTGCTAAAGCAGGTGCTATTGTTATAACATAGCATCCAAGCAAGAAACCTAACTCTAAAGAGATGATAAACTTGaatgtaaaatatcaaaatgctatatttggttctaaatatagaaccaaaTATAGGTGGTGTTATAATTGTCCCATAAGCATGCATGCCAGTGACAAAATGGATTATTAAAGTAATAGTGATAAATATAAATAGGTACTTTAAGATTATGTAACTAGAATATAGCTTTATTTGGATATGTTTGGTACTATTTTGCATTTATCATTGGACTataagttctattttagcaccaaaaaccactttttaatttcaaattataacaatagctacatctattttaacaccaccattggacttgctcttatgtgTGTCCCCGTCTCGTACATCACTTTTGAAGTGTTTACAAGAGTGCAGTTTTCATGCTTCAACGTCTTTTAACCCCCTCTGGCTGTAACATATGTACTTTTGTATCAAATTTTCAAACAGCCTTAACCCAATAACTCAACATATCAGACAGCAATCCCACAGAAGACCCCTTTCCAAGAAATGTCCATCACCAGAGTCTATCTCCCACCTCTCCTACGCGCCGCCACCGCACTCCACCCTCCCCACATCCCCCACCACAACTCTCCAACGTCCTTTCTCCGCTCTCACCCTTCCAACATCCTTATTTCAAACCCCCACTTGTTCTCCACCTTCCTCTACCGCCGCGTCCGTCCACGCGCCGCCGCGTATCCGAACCCTCAAAACCTCCCAACCATATCCAACCCTTTAAACCTCAGCATTTCAAATCACCACTTGCTCTCCCGGAGCCTGCACACACACGCCACCGCTCTTCACCAGCGTAAAAGTCCCGACAATTTGCTTTTCGCTCCACCTTTCGGTTTCATTGCAATAGCAGCAGGGATAATCAGTGGCGGTGCCACATTAGGGCACCTGGGGGCTCGTGCCCCTCCAACTTTCAAAAAAACAACTATATTtttgtgggtcccacatgtATTATTAACAGGTGCCCCCAGCTGAACTATGTGATTAGGGTTATGGTGTCCCTTTATACATTTGATCCTGGCTCCGCCAATGGGGATAATGATCCTGTTGTGCGAAAATCAAGAAAAACCAATAATGTTCGCATCCTTAAGTCATAAACTGGAGTTTAGGTTTCTGGGCATAATACCACTTAAGTACCGTAACGGACACAGCGTAGTCGTTGAGGGTCTGGCTCGACCTTATGCTAAAAATGTCAGAGCCGATGGTGCTTGTGAATTCTATCTCTCAGCTACCGAGGTGTTAGCTCAGCCTGATCATGTTGTCACCGCCATGCAAAGGAATTACACAATTCTTGCAGTGAAGCAGATATATTCTAAGGACAACGATAAAATTCTTGCAAAAATTGATCGGTACTTGTCCTAAAATCAAAAgtatttttagtttattaatATCTTTCTCCGTTTTTTTATTGCAAGAAAAGATTGCCATTTTGTTTGTGActgatttgttttaatttacTTGCAACTTCTAGCGGCAAAATCACCAAGTCTGAGTCTAAAAGAACTGTGCTCGAGTTAGACTCAGAATTTGATTCCGGAATTACTCAACTTGTTTCATCTACATTCGATGAGTTCCAAGACTTGCCAAAGTTGTTGGGAGAAGGCAACTCGGTTTTTGTTAAGGGTTTTACCGACCTATCTTTGAATTCGTTTAAGTCTGACGAGATTAACAAAGTTATTAGGTCAGACGATACTTGGCCTAAAATTGTGAAAGGCAAAACTGAAAAACTGGAATATGTCTTCTCAGCTGAGGCGATAACGAAGGATGATAAGAGGTATATGCCAACGGAAGCTGTTGCTGCTGCATTTGGGCGGAATATTGCGGAATAAGATCGAGAAAGGTGGTGGCAGAGAAAAATGTGAATCAAATGCAGTATGTATGTTTTAACAAACTTTGATAATGGTACATTCCCGGAATCTTTGCAGTTATTTTGTGCGTATTCGAAGCTTGATTGTACTCGGAAAGATTTCTCAACTCTCATGTAACAGTTCTAGGTATAGAGAAGGCATTTCTCAGAATTATCTGATGGTTGATTTTGTAGCAAATATTTTGTGTCCATAATGCTAAAATCGTTGATTTGACATATTAATCGCTACAAGTTAGCTCTGCTAATTcgatttttcaaattaaattaattacgacatatttttctcaagaaattaaatatgactgatttaaaatttagttgtAATTGGTGATTAGctagaaacaaaataaaaaatgatgaaaaataaatcaaaatttattgatTGGTTAAATGAATATGGTTAAAATATCTAATTTGCATATTGTTAACATTTGATTCACGAGTGACTTATTTTTTTCCGATTGGTTAAATGCTAACcttgttaaaattaattgaaggAAAATtggaaataaagaaaaatgatgatatcAATTATTAGGAAACCaataaatctttctttttgaatgCTAATATCTCGTAAAAGATAAAGGTAATGATCCCTCACATATATACGTTTATCAGGATATTCAGTTTTGGATGAATATCTGACGACTAgcgttataataaaattttaatatatatatatatatatatatatatatatatatatatatatatatatatattactttttaattaCTACACGGCGAATATGACCCGGTCCAGCATTTTTTGAATGCTTAATGATATACAACGGTTAAAAAACGCTATATTTATTGAAATCTTGATCGTTGGATATTCATTCATCAGACACGACCCTCCGTGTTATTCAACAGATTCCTGACAATTATATGTCATGATCGTTCCCCAAAAGAGAAAAGCTTCAGGCATGATAATAAGGCTGTACTTTGCCACTTTCATAATTGTATGCACAAAATAGTTGgctcttcaaagttcaaacctAGGTTTCATCACAATTCACATAGAAGTACGTTCGTATCAAGGGTAAACTTGGGTAAAAAACTAAACGGCTAAAATCCAGCCACATACCTTGGTTTGCTTTAAAATCACAATTACTATTTACTGGTGTTCGTTTTCATgtagcatctccaagagactcttcatttaggctctcTACTTAAGTTTTGAGGAGGATGAAGAAAAAAATTACTCCAAGAGGctcttaggttgtgttcacttggagtgaatggaatgaagtgacactacaagaaaagcgggcatttccgaccgccaaaatcggtcggaaataagcaaaatcggtcggttttgaggtcatttccgaccaccgaccgaccgaccacgtCGGTCCCTTTAAACCGAGTCGGAAATGACGTATCGGTCCGAAATGAGgaatataaccgaccgattctttcggtcggaaatgtgttgccATGTCCATATACACGTGGATTGTATCAGATAAATCTGGCCCACCGTTGACGTGTCATACACGTGGATTGTCTCAAAACCGACCAAtgacggtcggaaatgtgttggtCGGTAAAGAAGTTCAGGGCTCAGCTGTGGGGCCCAGTTGTAAAAACGACCGCAgtgtggtcggaaatgagttggTCGGAAATAATTTTCAGGATCCATTGGGTGAGCTTCTTGGCTAAAACCGACCACCCAAAATCATTTACGACCGTATTGTCATTACTGACCGCCTTgctttggtcggttttctgggttttaGGATATGAATTTGGTCGGAAAT of the Daucus carota subsp. sativus chromosome 4, DH1 v3.0, whole genome shotgun sequence genome contains:
- the LOC108218155 gene encoding uncharacterized protein LOC108218155 yields the protein MSITRVNLPPLLRAATALHPSHSPHHNSPMSFLRSHPSNILISNPHLFSTFLLRRARPRAAAYPNPQNPLTISNPLTLSISNHHLLSRSLHTHATALQKHPRTSSLDYTLTFGGIAATGGMILMYIYLEKPKMSATVDDKLELSFHGVIPHMYRKGHWVIVDGLARPINDNKISNATAKNVGAKGPWEVYISATEVYILAWPWPDHVVTAVRRNNNILAVQQTSSEDSYIIPAITNWRTTSSGEILPPDDFYKPSFVFNLDSKYESAITQFVLFTFDKFQDLPKLLREGHSVFVKGFINLPLNSIKSDEINKVRSDDNWPKIVTGRTENMECLFSAEAIAKDDIERYDMPGELRMILQFVRNTAE